In Pseudomonas hamedanensis, a single window of DNA contains:
- a CDS encoding aldo/keto reductase: MQQQRLGSTDLMISPIGLGTWAIAGPGWEFGWGAQDDAESLAALEYAVERGVNWIDTAAVYGLGHAEEVVGQLLRRMPASRRPLVFTKGSLVWDRASRQISHSLAPASLAQEIDDSLRRLQVETIDLYQIHWPTFPPGGPDEGIEAALSVLDKARRLGKIRAIGVSNFDVAQLKRAQAVTAIASLQPPYSALMREVEAGILPFCEQANIGVIAYSTLQSGLLSGAMTRQRIAGLPNDDWRKTRSPDFQEPRLTANLALVEAFRRIGERHGLTPAAVAIAWVLRQPAVTGAIVGARRPAQVDGLLGAAEFRLSTDELAEIAPLLPEGMGTNVPEAAAC; this comes from the coding sequence ATGCAGCAGCAACGACTCGGCAGCACCGACCTCATGATTTCACCGATAGGGCTGGGTACTTGGGCCATCGCCGGGCCCGGCTGGGAATTTGGCTGGGGCGCGCAAGACGACGCTGAGAGCCTTGCCGCGCTGGAATACGCGGTGGAGCGTGGGGTGAACTGGATAGACACCGCCGCCGTCTATGGCCTGGGCCACGCCGAGGAAGTTGTCGGGCAGTTGCTGCGACGCATGCCTGCCTCGCGCCGTCCGCTGGTGTTTACAAAGGGCAGTCTGGTCTGGGATCGCGCGAGTCGGCAGATTTCGCACTCGCTGGCACCGGCATCGCTGGCGCAAGAAATTGACGACAGTCTGCGCCGCCTCCAGGTCGAGACCATCGACCTGTACCAGATCCACTGGCCGACCTTTCCGCCGGGTGGCCCGGACGAAGGCATCGAAGCTGCACTCTCGGTACTGGACAAGGCGCGCAGACTGGGGAAAATTCGCGCCATCGGCGTATCGAACTTTGACGTGGCCCAACTCAAACGCGCTCAGGCGGTGACGGCGATCGCCTCGCTCCAGCCGCCGTACTCGGCGTTAATGCGCGAGGTCGAGGCCGGCATCTTGCCGTTCTGTGAGCAGGCGAATATCGGCGTCATCGCCTATTCCACCCTGCAATCGGGCCTGCTGAGCGGCGCCATGACGCGTCAACGCATCGCCGGCTTGCCGAACGACGACTGGCGCAAAACCCGCAGCCCAGACTTTCAGGAACCACGCCTGACCGCGAATCTGGCCTTGGTCGAAGCCTTCCGCCGTATCGGAGAGCGCCACGGGCTGACACCGGCGGCGGTGGCAATCGCCTGGGTGCTGCGGCAACCCGCTGTGACCGGTGCTATCGTCGGCGCACGCCGGCCGGCGCAAGTCGACGGGCTGCTCGGCGCGGCTGAATTTCGCCTGAGCACTGATGAACTGGCCGAGATCGCGCCATTGCTGCCCGAGGGCATGGGCACCAACGTGCCCGAGGCAGCTGCGTGCTGA
- a CDS encoding LysR family transcriptional regulator, with protein MTPDLHDLDAFAAVARHRSFRKAAAERGVSASALSHAMRSLEERLGMRLLHRTTRSVTPTEAGQRLLERLDPALREVADALADLTALQAEPSGTLRLNVPRPAARLVLAPMLAGFVAKYPRVRVDVVTDDGLADIVGDGFDAGIRFGESLAGDMVAVPVGPPQRFACVAAPAYLALRGTPQTPRELLGHACIGRRFPSGKRYAWEFQANGEPLTIEVSGPLTFDDDVPMIQAACDGAGVAYVYEAMVRDDLAAGRLKAILAGYAAPPGRFFLYYSGRRHLPAALRALVDFIRV; from the coding sequence ATGACACCTGACCTACACGATCTGGATGCCTTCGCGGCGGTGGCGCGGCATCGCAGCTTTCGCAAGGCTGCGGCTGAGCGCGGAGTGTCCGCTTCAGCCTTGAGTCATGCCATGCGCAGTCTGGAAGAACGGCTGGGCATGCGTTTGCTTCACCGCACAACGCGCAGCGTGACGCCGACCGAGGCGGGGCAGCGGCTGTTGGAGCGCCTCGACCCAGCGTTGCGAGAAGTGGCCGACGCGCTAGCGGACCTGACCGCCTTGCAGGCCGAGCCGAGCGGCACGCTGCGCCTGAATGTGCCGCGCCCGGCAGCACGGTTGGTGCTGGCACCGATGCTGGCGGGATTCGTGGCGAAGTACCCGCGCGTGCGAGTAGACGTCGTGACCGACGACGGTCTGGCCGACATCGTGGGGGATGGTTTCGATGCGGGCATCCGTTTCGGCGAGAGTCTGGCCGGGGACATGGTGGCGGTGCCGGTCGGGCCGCCGCAGCGTTTCGCCTGTGTGGCCGCGCCGGCCTATCTTGCCTTGCGCGGCACGCCACAGACGCCGCGCGAGTTACTCGGTCACGCCTGCATTGGTCGCCGTTTCCCAAGCGGCAAGCGCTATGCCTGGGAGTTTCAGGCCAATGGCGAGCCGCTGACTATTGAAGTCAGCGGCCCCCTGACGTTCGACGACGACGTGCCGATGATCCAGGCCGCGTGCGACGGCGCGGGCGTGGCCTACGTCTATGAGGCGATGGTGCGCGACGACTTGGCCGCAGGTCGGCTGAAGGCGATATTGGCGGGCTACGCTGCGCCGCCGGGCCGGTTCTTTCTCTACTACTCCGGACGGCGGCACCTGCCCGCCGCGCTGCGGGCGTTGGTAGATTTCATTCGGGTGTGA
- a CDS encoding type II toxin-antitoxin system RelE/ParE family toxin, whose protein sequence is MPQYRISNSARVDIVDILRLSQTQFGDQARQRYQALILAALQALADTPYRIGSHDRDELAPGLRSYHLIYSRQQAKQTHGTVKSPRHIVFCRVTNGDVIEVVRLLHDAMEVQLHLPND, encoded by the coding sequence ATGCCGCAGTATCGGATTTCCAACTCGGCGCGCGTCGACATTGTCGATATCCTTAGGCTCTCTCAGACGCAGTTCGGCGATCAAGCACGCCAGCGCTACCAGGCGCTGATCCTCGCGGCGTTGCAAGCGCTTGCTGACACGCCTTATCGCATTGGCAGCCACGACCGCGATGAACTTGCACCGGGCCTTCGCAGCTATCACCTCATCTATTCACGCCAGCAGGCCAAACAAACCCATGGAACGGTCAAAAGCCCACGCCATATCGTGTTCTGTCGTGTGACAAACGGCGACGTGATCGAGGTCGTCAGACTCCTTCATGACGCCATGGAAGTGCAGTTGCACTTGCCTAACGACTGA
- a CDS encoding type II toxin-antitoxin system ParD family antitoxin — MATRNVVLTPHQEQVTHDLVQSGRYQNASEVMREGLRLLEQRVAEDTAKIEALRQATSIGIMDLEHGRFTQVTEGDLENYLEGLSREATLSTREKH; from the coding sequence ATGGCGACGCGAAACGTTGTGCTCACCCCTCACCAGGAACAGGTTACCCATGACTTGGTGCAGTCCGGCCGTTATCAGAATGCCAGCGAAGTGATGCGAGAAGGTTTACGTTTATTGGAGCAGCGCGTCGCCGAAGACACCGCCAAAATTGAGGCACTGCGTCAGGCGACCTCGATCGGCATCATGGATCTTGAGCACGGGCGCTTTACTCAGGTGACCGAGGGTGATCTGGAGAACTACCTCGAGGGCTTGAGCCGGGAGGCAACCCTCTCCACGAGAGAGAAGCACTGA
- a CDS encoding RimK family protein, translating into MSAVQANVNEVLDKTEHSTISLSEEPPSLKHSGSRLLILVERKDDWADYLPSESLMLAQDYLEHSDDFPHRTQVINLCRNYKYLGQGYYCSLLAEARGQKVFPSVRTVSELARKALYGVGLNDLERTLEGALANHPYGETEAFTLSLYFGKASIETLQEIGRQLFEAFPCPILLVEFRRGETWQIAGIKAGALHKLRDEQQHVFADALDTFNRRTWRQPASKRVARYDLAILHDPAEALPPSNPMALERFIDAGKQLGIDVELIEKKDYARLAEFDALFIRETTRVDDHTYRFAKKAESEGLVVIDDPSSILRCTNKVYLADLLKRRGLGMPATEILYKDRPQELENVGRRLGFPLVLKIPDGCFSRGVIKVIDAQALATAAQELFEHSVLLLAQEYCYTEYDWRVGVLNGEALYACRYFMSKGHWQIYNHKAASGEINGMCEAVPVDQAPPEVVLLAVQTARLIGDGLYGVDLKQAGDRVLVIEVNDNPNLDADIEDAVLGNELYLRVLQAFTQRLELKHRGQAW; encoded by the coding sequence ATGTCAGCGGTGCAAGCCAACGTGAACGAAGTATTAGACAAAACCGAGCATTCGACAATCTCCCTCAGCGAGGAACCTCCCAGTCTCAAACACTCAGGGAGTCGACTGCTGATCCTCGTGGAGCGGAAGGACGACTGGGCCGATTACTTACCCAGCGAGAGCCTGATGCTCGCTCAGGACTACCTTGAACACAGTGATGATTTTCCTCACCGTACCCAAGTCATCAACCTCTGCCGCAATTACAAATACCTCGGCCAGGGTTACTACTGCTCATTGCTGGCCGAGGCCCGCGGGCAGAAGGTTTTCCCCTCGGTACGCACCGTCAGCGAGTTGGCACGCAAAGCGCTTTACGGCGTCGGGCTGAATGATCTTGAGCGTACCTTGGAGGGAGCGCTGGCAAACCATCCCTACGGCGAAACCGAAGCCTTCACGCTCTCGTTATACTTCGGCAAGGCGTCGATTGAAACGCTGCAAGAGATCGGTCGCCAACTGTTCGAGGCCTTCCCCTGCCCCATCCTGCTGGTGGAATTTCGCAGGGGTGAGACGTGGCAGATCGCAGGTATCAAAGCCGGGGCGCTGCACAAGCTTCGGGACGAACAACAGCATGTCTTCGCTGACGCGCTGGATACCTTCAACCGCAGGACTTGGCGACAGCCCGCATCCAAACGCGTTGCCCGATACGACCTGGCCATCCTGCATGATCCTGCCGAGGCGCTACCACCTTCCAATCCGATGGCATTGGAGCGCTTCATCGACGCCGGCAAACAACTGGGTATCGATGTCGAGCTGATCGAGAAAAAGGACTATGCGCGCCTCGCTGAATTCGACGCGCTGTTCATCCGCGAAACGACACGAGTGGATGATCACACCTATCGGTTTGCGAAGAAGGCTGAAAGCGAAGGACTCGTGGTCATTGACGATCCGTCGTCAATTCTGCGATGCACCAACAAGGTTTACCTGGCCGACTTGCTGAAGCGTCGAGGTCTGGGCATGCCAGCGACGGAGATACTCTACAAGGATCGTCCCCAGGAGCTTGAGAATGTCGGCCGTCGTCTGGGTTTCCCTTTGGTGCTGAAGATTCCCGATGGTTGTTTCTCACGAGGCGTCATCAAAGTCATCGACGCGCAAGCACTGGCCACTGCTGCCCAAGAGTTGTTCGAGCACTCCGTGCTGCTGCTTGCCCAGGAATATTGCTACACCGAATACGATTGGCGCGTCGGTGTGCTCAACGGCGAGGCGCTTTACGCGTGTAGATACTTCATGTCCAAAGGGCATTGGCAGATTTACAACCACAAGGCGGCTTCTGGGGAAATCAACGGGATGTGCGAGGCGGTGCCCGTGGATCAAGCCCCGCCCGAAGTCGTACTGCTTGCCGTACAAACGGCCCGCCTCATCGGGGATGGGCTCTACGGCGTCGACCTCAAGCAGGCAGGTGATCGGGTACTGGTGATCGAAGTGAACGACAACCCTAACCTGGACGCCGACATTGAGGACGCAGTGCTTGGAAACGAACTCTATCTGCGTGTACTCCAAGCCTTCACGCAAAGGCTGGAACTGAAACACCGTGGCCAGGCGTGGTGA